From the genome of Mixophyes fleayi isolate aMixFle1 chromosome 2, aMixFle1.hap1, whole genome shotgun sequence, one region includes:
- the LOC142140146 gene encoding protein D7-like isoform X1: protein MDVSLSAAMDSEDLLQCPYDKNHMIRPSRFPYHLVKCRENNKSVAKVLAICPYNARHRVPKKELDLHMQSCESKCPMDPLPDEAVMYKEDFSTWQSPPCAENWEDESSSCAQPAFVLNGFGNNKPYSADENACKKSPPRTTYGPGHGGYTNAWKPVATSGTRAACNPEPAPSYEVEWPSLSNHRHGKERRQYK from the exons ATGGATGTG TCCCTTTCAGCTGCCATGGACTCAGAAGATCTTCTCCAGTGTCCGTATGACAAAAACCACATGATTCGCCCTAGCAGGTTCCCTTATCATCTTGTAAaatgcagagag AATAATAAATCCGTTGCAAAAGTTTTGGCCATCTGTCCATATAATGCCCGCCACAGAGTGCCCAAAAAGGAGCTTGACTTGCACATGCAGAGCTGTGAGAGCAAATGTCCAATGGATCCACTTCCAG ATGAAGCAGTGATGTACAAAGAGGATTTTTCAACCTGGCAAAGCCCTCCATGTGCGGAGAATTGGGAAGATG aaTCTTCCTCATGTGCACaacctgcatttgttttaaatGGATTTGGGAACAATAAGCCTTACAGCGCAGATGAAAATGCTTGTAAGAAATCTCCACCCAG AACTACATATGGACCAGGTCATGGAGGATACACAAATGCTTGGAAACCTGTAGCAACAA GTGGAACTAGAGCAGCTTGTAATCCAGAACCTGCGCCTTCCTATGAAGTTGAGTGGCCAAG CCTTAGCAATCATCGGCATGGCAAGGAGCGTCGACAATATAAGTAA
- the LOC142140146 gene encoding protein D7-like isoform X2 codes for MDSEDLLQCPYDKNHMIRPSRFPYHLVKCRENNKSVAKVLAICPYNARHRVPKKELDLHMQSCESKCPMDPLPDEAVMYKEDFSTWQSPPCAENWEDESSSCAQPAFVLNGFGNNKPYSADENACKKSPPRTTYGPGHGGYTNAWKPVATSGTRAACNPEPAPSYEVEWPSLSNHRHGKERRQYK; via the exons ATGGACTCAGAAGATCTTCTCCAGTGTCCGTATGACAAAAACCACATGATTCGCCCTAGCAGGTTCCCTTATCATCTTGTAAaatgcagagag AATAATAAATCCGTTGCAAAAGTTTTGGCCATCTGTCCATATAATGCCCGCCACAGAGTGCCCAAAAAGGAGCTTGACTTGCACATGCAGAGCTGTGAGAGCAAATGTCCAATGGATCCACTTCCAG ATGAAGCAGTGATGTACAAAGAGGATTTTTCAACCTGGCAAAGCCCTCCATGTGCGGAGAATTGGGAAGATG aaTCTTCCTCATGTGCACaacctgcatttgttttaaatGGATTTGGGAACAATAAGCCTTACAGCGCAGATGAAAATGCTTGTAAGAAATCTCCACCCAG AACTACATATGGACCAGGTCATGGAGGATACACAAATGCTTGGAAACCTGTAGCAACAA GTGGAACTAGAGCAGCTTGTAATCCAGAACCTGCGCCTTCCTATGAAGTTGAGTGGCCAAG CCTTAGCAATCATCGGCATGGCAAGGAGCGTCGACAATATAAGTAA